A section of the Streptomyces sp. NBC_00178 genome encodes:
- a CDS encoding glutathionylspermidine synthase family protein — protein MERRTIEPRPGWQQTVEEQGLIYPLTRYPDGSLRPYWDESAYYVFSLPEVEALEEVVEELHAMCLAAAAHIVEHDRFGALGITDARLAGLIAESWRRRAELPSIYGRFDLRYDGTGPAKMLEYNADTPTSLVEAASPQWFWMEDRFPGADQWNSLHERLVEAWRKQAPLLPPGPLHFAHSDGDELGEDLMTVAYLRETAAQAGIDTQALSVERIGWDRLSGRFVDERLRFIRSCFKLYPWEWLATDRFGPHVLDTLDNGGGTGRTCWIEPAWKMLLSNKALLAILWELYPGHPNLLPAYLDGPRELAGADGAGYVAKPLLGREGAGVTVHEPGSAPVRRDEPCCYQELAPLPDFAGNRVVLGAWVVGDEAAGLGIRESAGLITDEYARFLPHVIL, from the coding sequence CCGTCGAGGAGCAGGGGCTGATCTACCCCCTCACGCGCTATCCGGACGGCTCGCTGCGCCCCTACTGGGACGAGAGCGCCTACTACGTCTTCTCCTTGCCCGAGGTCGAGGCGCTGGAGGAGGTCGTCGAGGAACTCCACGCCATGTGTCTGGCAGCCGCCGCGCACATCGTCGAGCACGACCGCTTCGGCGCTCTCGGCATCACCGATGCCCGCCTGGCCGGCCTGATAGCCGAGTCCTGGCGGCGCCGCGCCGAACTCCCGTCCATCTACGGCCGTTTCGACCTCCGGTACGACGGGACCGGCCCGGCGAAGATGCTGGAGTACAACGCCGACACCCCCACGTCCCTGGTCGAGGCCGCCAGCCCCCAGTGGTTCTGGATGGAGGACCGCTTCCCGGGCGCCGACCAGTGGAACTCCCTCCATGAACGCCTCGTCGAGGCGTGGAGGAAGCAGGCCCCGCTGCTGCCCCCGGGCCCCCTGCACTTCGCCCACTCCGACGGCGACGAACTGGGCGAGGACCTGATGACCGTCGCCTATCTTCGGGAGACCGCGGCCCAGGCCGGCATCGACACCCAGGCCCTGTCCGTCGAGCGGATCGGCTGGGACCGGCTGTCGGGCCGCTTCGTCGACGAACGGCTCCGCTTCATCCGCAGCTGCTTCAAGCTCTACCCCTGGGAGTGGCTGGCGACGGACCGCTTCGGGCCGCACGTGCTGGACACCCTCGACAACGGTGGTGGCACCGGACGCACCTGCTGGATCGAACCCGCCTGGAAGATGCTCCTCTCCAACAAGGCGCTCCTGGCCATCCTCTGGGAGCTGTACCCCGGTCATCCGAACCTGCTCCCCGCCTACCTCGACGGCCCGCGCGAACTGGCCGGTGCCGACGGTGCGGGATACGTCGCCAAGCCGTTGCTGGGCCGTGAGGGCGCCGGGGTCACGGTCCACGAGCCCGGCAGCGCCCCGGTGCGGCGGGACGAGCCCTGCTGCTACCAGGAACTGGCACCGCTGCCCGACTTCGCCGGCAACCGCGTGGTGCTCGGCGCATGGGTGGTGGGCGACGAGGCCGCGGGGCTCGGCATACGGGAGTCGGCGGGGCTGATCACCGACGAGTACGCCCGGTTCCTGCCCCACGTCATCCTCTGA
- the rocD gene encoding ornithine--oxo-acid transaminase, protein MSTTDNAIASAEAHSAHNYHPLPVVVASADGAWMTDVEGRRYLDMLAGYSALNFGHGNRRLIDAAKAQLERVTLTSRAFHHDRFADFCTQLAELCGMEMVLPMNTGAEAVETAVKTARKWGYRVKGLLEGTAKIIVAADNFHGRTTTIVSFSTDHEARADFGPYTPGFEVVPYGDLTALSEAMTDNTVAVLMEPIQGEAGVLVPPPGYLAGVREMTRERNVLFIADEIQSGLGRTGRTFACEHEGVVPDMYVLGKALGGGVVPVSAVVSSAAILGVFKPGEHGSTFGGNPLACAVALEVVAMLRTGEFQQRAAELGDHLHRELGLLTGGGAVEAVRGRGLWAGVDISPALGTGREISEKLMDRGVLVKDTHGSTIRIAPPLVISKEDLDWGLDQLRAVLAG, encoded by the coding sequence GTGTCGACCACGGACAACGCCATCGCCTCCGCCGAGGCGCACAGCGCGCACAACTACCACCCGTTGCCCGTCGTCGTCGCCTCGGCGGACGGCGCGTGGATGACCGACGTGGAGGGGCGCCGCTACCTCGACATGCTGGCCGGCTATTCGGCGCTCAACTTCGGTCACGGCAACCGCCGCTTGATCGATGCCGCCAAGGCCCAGCTCGAACGCGTGACGCTGACGTCCCGGGCCTTCCACCACGACCGTTTCGCCGACTTCTGCACCCAGCTCGCCGAACTCTGCGGGATGGAGATGGTCCTGCCCATGAACACCGGCGCGGAGGCCGTGGAGACGGCGGTGAAGACGGCCCGCAAGTGGGGCTACCGCGTCAAGGGGCTCCTGGAAGGGACGGCGAAGATCATCGTTGCCGCCGACAACTTCCACGGCCGGACGACGACCATCGTCAGCTTCTCCACCGATCATGAGGCGCGGGCGGACTTCGGGCCGTACACGCCGGGATTCGAGGTCGTGCCGTACGGGGATCTGACCGCACTGTCCGAGGCCATGACCGACAACACCGTGGCCGTCCTGATGGAGCCGATCCAGGGCGAGGCGGGGGTGCTGGTCCCGCCACCGGGTTATCTGGCGGGCGTGCGCGAGATGACCCGTGAGCGGAATGTGCTGTTCATCGCGGACGAGATCCAGTCGGGCCTCGGCCGTACGGGCAGGACCTTCGCGTGCGAGCACGAGGGGGTGGTGCCCGACATGTACGTGCTGGGCAAGGCGCTGGGCGGTGGTGTCGTTCCCGTGTCGGCCGTGGTCTCGTCCGCCGCGATCCTGGGGGTGTTCAAGCCCGGGGAGCACGGTTCGACGTTCGGGGGGAACCCACTGGCGTGCGCGGTGGCCCTGGAGGTGGTGGCGATGTTGCGCACCGGCGAGTTCCAGCAGCGCGCGGCGGAGCTGGGTGACCACCTCCATCGCGAGCTGGGGCTCCTGACCGGTGGCGGGGCCGTCGAGGCCGTGCGCGGCCGAGGCCTCTGGGCCGGTGTCGACATCTCCCCCGCCCTCGGCACGGGGCGGGAGATCTCCGAGAAGCTGATGGACCGAGGCGTTCTGGTCAAGGACACCCACGGATCGACCATCCGCATCGCCCCGCCGCTGGTCATCAGTAAGGAGGACCTGGACTGGGGGCTGGACCAGCTGCGCGCGGTCCTGGCGGGCTGA